From Pseudomonas poae, the proteins below share one genomic window:
- the fliE gene encoding flagellar hook-basal body complex protein FliE → MSQGIEFNRLMLDMRSMQMDAMAQPKSVAPAPELGQSSFADMLGSAINKVSDTQQASSQLANAFEIGKSGVDLTDVMVASQKASVSFQALTQVRNKLVQAYQDIMQMPV, encoded by the coding sequence ATGAGCCAGGGTATTGAGTTCAATCGGTTGATGTTGGATATGCGCTCCATGCAAATGGATGCCATGGCTCAACCGAAATCCGTCGCGCCAGCGCCGGAATTGGGCCAAAGCAGTTTCGCCGACATGCTGGGTTCGGCCATCAACAAAGTCAGTGACACCCAGCAAGCTTCCAGTCAGTTGGCCAACGCGTTCGAGATCGGCAAAAGCGGCGTGGACCTCACCGATGTGATGGTCGCCTCGCAAAAGGCCAGCGTCTCGTTCCAGGCGTTGACCCAGGTACGTAACAAGCTGGTTCAAGCCTATCAAGACATCATGCAGATGCCGGTTTAA
- the fliD gene encoding flagellar filament capping protein FliD, with product MAGSTVSGIGSNIDTQAIVTSLVNAEKVPKQTQINTASAKATTTLSSIGKIQAALDAFRGALDTMTASSSFTGLSGSSSDEKVATMTASNTASNGSFRLIVSQLAQASKLSSKNFAGGTSTVVNATDKPTTLTISQSGKAYDVNIPAGATLQQVRDSINTQFGTSGLSANIQTDSNGSRLILTSTNMGTGSDLTLSGNSGLDVGSTVVDPPKDALYSIDGVASVSKTNNIEGALSGVNIKLVSVSATKTANDPAENPERTATLITVSTNNTALKSGVKGFVDTYNALITAMNAETKVTTNLDGSTTAATLTGDSTMRSLQSAIRNEFNTLSGTGQLKSLAQFGVATSSSTGLLTLDDKKWDAAVKTNAADINSMFSGPTGMLARMKSATDDYAKSSTGILATRSASLSDTLKDLTKQQSSLDERMTLLTSSLSAKYNAMDTLVAQLRQQSTSVMTTLNALNNVKTNS from the coding sequence ATGGCGGGTTCAACGGTAAGTGGTATCGGTTCGAACATCGATACGCAAGCGATCGTGACATCCTTGGTCAACGCCGAAAAGGTGCCCAAGCAGACGCAGATCAACACCGCTTCCGCGAAAGCGACCACCACGCTGTCTTCGATCGGCAAGATTCAGGCGGCGCTGGATGCGTTTCGTGGTGCCCTGGACACTATGACGGCCAGCTCCAGCTTCACGGGCTTGAGCGGCTCGTCCTCGGATGAAAAAGTCGCCACGATGACAGCCAGCAACACGGCGTCCAACGGCAGCTTCCGACTGATCGTCAGCCAGTTGGCCCAGGCATCCAAGTTGTCGAGCAAAAACTTCGCGGGCGGCACCTCCACTGTGGTGAATGCCACTGACAAGCCGACCACGCTGACCATCTCGCAGTCGGGTAAGGCTTACGACGTCAATATTCCTGCTGGCGCGACCTTGCAACAGGTGCGTGACTCGATCAACACCCAGTTCGGTACGTCGGGCCTGAGTGCAAACATCCAGACCGACTCCAATGGTTCGCGTTTGATCCTGACCTCTACCAACATGGGGACGGGCTCCGACCTGACGCTGTCGGGTAATTCGGGGTTGGATGTCGGCTCTACGGTGGTTGATCCGCCGAAAGACGCGTTGTACAGCATTGATGGTGTTGCTTCGGTTTCCAAGACCAACAACATCGAAGGCGCGTTGAGTGGCGTGAATATCAAGCTGGTGTCGGTGTCGGCCACCAAGACGGCCAATGACCCCGCTGAAAACCCGGAAAGAACTGCCACGCTGATTACCGTCAGCACTAACAACACCGCGCTCAAATCCGGGGTCAAGGGCTTTGTCGATACCTACAACGCGCTGATTACCGCCATGAACGCCGAAACCAAGGTCACCACGAACCTGGACGGCAGCACCACGGCGGCGACCCTCACCGGCGACTCCACCATGCGCTCGCTGCAGTCTGCGATTCGTAATGAGTTCAACACACTGTCGGGCACCGGGCAGCTCAAGTCCCTGGCCCAATTTGGTGTTGCCACCAGCTCCAGCACCGGTTTGCTGACCCTGGATGACAAGAAGTGGGACGCGGCGGTAAAAACCAACGCGGCCGACATCAACAGTATGTTCAGCGGTCCGACCGGTATGCTGGCGCGTATGAAAAGCGCCACGGATGACTACGCTAAAAGCAGCACAGGCATCCTGGCGACACGCTCCGCATCGTTGTCCGACACCCTCAAGGACCTGACCAAACAGCAGTCATCGCTCGACGAGCGCATGACCCTGCTTACCAGCAGCCTGTCCGCCAAGTACAACGCCATGGACACCCTGGTCGCGCAGCTGCGTCAGCAAAGCACCAGTGTCATGACCACGCTCAATGCATTGAACAACGTCAAGACCAATAGCTGA
- a CDS encoding sigma-54 dependent transcriptional regulator translates to MWRETKILLIDDDSVRRRDLAVILNFLGEENLPCGSHDWQQAVSSLSSSREVICVLIGTVNAPGAVLGLLKTLSTWDEFLPVLLMGDISSVDLPEDQRRRVLSTLEMPPSYSKLLDSLHRAQVYREMYDQARERGRHREPNLFRSLVGTSRAIQHVRQMMQQVADTDASVLILGESGTGKEVVARNLHYHSKRRDGPFVPVNCGAIPAELLESELFGHEKGAFTGAITSRAGRFELANGGTLFLDEIGDMPLPMQVKLLRVLQERTFERVGSNKTQSVDVRIIAATHKNLESMIEVGSFREDLYYRLNVFPIEMAPLRERVEDIPLLMNELISRMEHEKRGSIRFNSAAIMSLCRHGWPGNVRELANLVERMAIMHPYGVIGVVELPKKFRYVDDEDEQLVDSLRSDMEERVAINGHTPDFGSTAMLPPEGLDLKDYLGNLEQGLIQQALDDANGIVARAAERLRIRRTTLVEKMRKYGMSRKEGDEQADD, encoded by the coding sequence ATGTGGCGTGAAACCAAAATTCTGCTGATCGATGACGATAGCGTCCGCCGCCGCGATTTGGCGGTGATTTTGAATTTTCTTGGCGAAGAAAATTTGCCCTGCGGCAGCCATGACTGGCAGCAGGCGGTCAGCTCATTGTCGTCGAGCCGTGAAGTCATTTGTGTGCTGATCGGGACGGTAAACGCTCCTGGCGCTGTTTTGGGCTTGTTAAAGACACTGTCTACCTGGGATGAGTTCCTTCCAGTGTTGCTAATGGGCGATATTTCTTCCGTGGACCTGCCGGAAGACCAACGCCGCCGCGTGCTTTCCACCCTGGAAATGCCTCCCAGCTACAGCAAATTGCTCGATTCCCTGCACCGCGCCCAGGTCTACCGCGAGATGTACGACCAGGCCCGCGAGCGCGGTCGCCACCGCGAGCCCAACCTGTTCCGCAGCCTCGTCGGTACCAGCCGTGCGATCCAGCACGTGCGCCAGATGATGCAGCAAGTGGCCGATACCGACGCCAGCGTGCTGATCCTCGGCGAATCCGGCACCGGCAAGGAAGTGGTCGCCCGCAACCTGCACTATCACTCCAAGCGCCGCGACGGACCCTTCGTGCCGGTCAACTGCGGGGCGATCCCGGCAGAATTGCTCGAAAGCGAATTGTTCGGCCACGAGAAGGGCGCCTTTACCGGGGCGATCACCAGCCGTGCCGGGCGTTTTGAGCTGGCCAACGGCGGCACCCTGTTCCTCGACGAAATCGGTGATATGCCGCTGCCGATGCAGGTCAAGCTGTTGCGTGTGTTGCAGGAGCGCACCTTCGAGCGCGTGGGCAGCAACAAGACCCAGAGCGTCGACGTGCGCATCATCGCGGCCACCCACAAGAACCTCGAAAGCATGATCGAGGTCGGCAGCTTCCGCGAAGACCTGTACTACCGCCTCAACGTATTCCCCATCGAGATGGCCCCGCTGCGTGAGCGCGTGGAAGACATCCCGTTGCTGATGAACGAACTGATCTCGCGCATGGAACACGAAAAGCGCGGCTCGATTCGCTTCAACTCCGCCGCGATCATGTCCCTGTGCCGCCACGGCTGGCCGGGCAACGTGCGTGAGCTGGCCAACCTGGTGGAGCGCATGGCGATCATGCACCCCTACGGGGTGATCGGCGTGGTCGAGTTGCCGAAGAAATTCCGCTACGTCGACGATGAAGACGAGCAGCTTGTGGACAGCCTGCGCAGCGATATGGAAGAACGGGTCGCCATCAACGGCCACACCCCTGACTTCGGTTCCACCGCGATGCTGCCGCCCGAAGGCCTGGACCTGAAGGACTACCTCGGCAACCTCGAACAAGGGCTGATCCAGCAGGCCCTGGACGACGCCAACGGCATCGTCGCGCGTGCCGCCGAGCGCCTGCGCATCCGTCGAACCACCCTGGTGGAGAAGATGCGCAAGTACGGTATGAGCCGCAAAGAAGGTGATGAACAGGCGGATGATTGA
- the fliT gene encoding flagellar protein FliT codes for MSQALQRIDETREALMGALADRNWDAIGELDMGCRDVIEQVLSEAPVDEDALREKLESLLAVYQQLLEVTTGERQAIFEEMSQINQAKNASKVYHLFG; via the coding sequence ATGAGCCAAGCACTGCAACGCATTGATGAAACCCGTGAGGCGCTGATGGGCGCGCTGGCGGACCGTAACTGGGACGCCATCGGCGAGCTCGATATGGGCTGCCGCGACGTGATCGAGCAGGTGCTCAGTGAGGCGCCGGTAGACGAGGATGCGTTGCGTGAAAAGCTTGAGAGTTTGCTGGCGGTGTATCAGCAGCTTTTGGAAGTGACGACCGGCGAACGCCAGGCGATTTTTGAAGAGATGTCGCAGATCAACCAAGCGAAAAATGCGTCAAAGGTTTACCATCTGTTCGGCTGA
- a CDS encoding flagellar hook-associated protein 3 yields the protein MRISTQQYFDTSASKYQNNYSGVVKAQEQASSGVRVQTAADDPVAAQRLLMLQQQKDMLSQYSGNITTLKSSLTNEESILDSLNTALEAGKQLALRAGGVTSDADRKSISVEIGALEEQVLGLLNSKDAAGNYLFSGSKTQTPPYTRNNDGTYTYQGDENALSLQVSQTLTVSMGDTGKNILEGAINTSRTQAGYIAPTAAPVPPAISPPLVNDKKVAISAGLVTSGTDYTKQFSDGQPYKVTFTSSTQYVVTDKDNNDITSQLPGNGTFDSTKEGSASINVRGVKFDITVDLTNTATGPDADALVKGREFSLAAKPDTFNVARTASNTSAAQLVNGTVSSPTDYANTFPGNSGILIKFDDTDPNAYKVYAQPYTANSKPIVDNGVVTPGTPPAPNTITAAGVTFELSGTPNVGDQFSVGNSTQKTQNALDTLSQLRQALEQPADGIPGARVKLQDALNAAVSNLGNSSTQLDNVRGSIGARQNALDVQSSENTSIGLANTTTMSALANIDMGEAAINLTMQQTMLEASQLAFVKVSQLSLFNKM from the coding sequence ATGCGCATTTCTACTCAGCAGTATTTCGACACCAGTGCCAGCAAGTATCAGAACAACTATTCCGGCGTGGTCAAGGCCCAGGAACAGGCGAGCTCCGGCGTGCGTGTACAGACCGCCGCGGATGATCCGGTTGCCGCGCAGCGCCTGCTGATGCTGCAACAGCAAAAAGACATGCTCAGCCAGTACAGCGGCAACATCACCACGTTGAAAAGCTCGCTGACCAACGAAGAAAGTATTCTGGACTCGCTCAATACCGCACTGGAGGCCGGCAAGCAGCTGGCCCTGCGTGCCGGTGGCGTGACCAGCGATGCGGACCGCAAATCCATCTCGGTCGAGATCGGCGCTCTGGAGGAGCAGGTACTGGGCCTGCTCAACAGCAAGGATGCGGCGGGTAACTACCTGTTCTCCGGCTCCAAGACCCAGACGCCACCGTACACGCGCAACAACGACGGTACCTACACCTATCAGGGCGATGAAAACGCGCTGAGCCTGCAGGTCTCCCAGACGCTGACGGTGAGCATGGGCGACACCGGCAAAAACATTCTGGAAGGCGCGATCAATACCAGCCGTACCCAGGCCGGCTACATTGCGCCTACCGCTGCGCCTGTGCCGCCGGCGATCTCGCCGCCGCTGGTGAATGACAAAAAGGTCGCGATTTCGGCCGGCCTGGTGACCTCGGGCACCGACTACACCAAGCAGTTTTCCGATGGTCAGCCGTACAAGGTGACCTTTACCAGCAGCACCCAGTACGTTGTCACCGACAAGGACAACAACGACATTACGTCGCAGCTGCCGGGCAACGGTACGTTCGACTCCACCAAAGAGGGCAGCGCGAGCATCAACGTGCGTGGGGTCAAGTTCGATATCACCGTGGACCTCACCAATACCGCCACCGGGCCTGACGCCGATGCGCTGGTCAAAGGCCGTGAGTTCAGCCTGGCGGCCAAGCCCGATACGTTCAACGTTGCCCGTACCGCGAGCAACACCTCTGCCGCGCAATTGGTCAATGGCACCGTCAGCAGCCCGACTGACTATGCCAACACCTTCCCGGGTAACAGCGGGATCCTGATCAAGTTCGATGACACCGACCCGAATGCCTATAAGGTGTATGCCCAGCCGTATACCGCCAACAGCAAGCCGATTGTCGACAATGGCGTAGTTACCCCCGGCACGCCGCCGGCCCCGAATACGATCACGGCGGCAGGCGTCACCTTTGAGCTCAGTGGCACCCCGAACGTTGGCGATCAGTTTTCGGTGGGTAACAGCACCCAGAAAACCCAGAACGCCCTCGACACCCTGAGCCAGCTGCGCCAGGCCCTGGAGCAGCCGGCCGACGGTATTCCCGGGGCGCGGGTCAAGCTGCAGGATGCGCTGAACGCGGCGGTCAGCAACCTGGGCAACTCTTCCACCCAGTTGGACAACGTGCGCGGCTCCATCGGCGCGCGCCAGAATGCACTCGACGTGCAGTCCAGCGAAAACACCAGCATCGGCTTGGCCAATACCACCACCATGAGTGCGCTGGCCAACATCGACATGGGCGAGGCGGCGATCAACCTGACCATGCAGCAAACCATGCTCGAAGCCTCGCAGCTGGCGTTTGTGAAAGTCTCGCAGTTGAGCCTGTTCAACAAGATGTAA
- a CDS encoding flagellin, whose product MALTVNTNIASITTQSNLNKAGGALATSMQRLSSGLRINSAKDDAAGLQIANRLTSQINGLGQAVKNVNDGISIAQTAEGAMQASTDILQKMRTLALSSATGSLSPDDRKSNNDEYQALTSELTRISQTTTFGGQKLLDGSYGTKAIQVGANANETINLSLENVAANNIGSQQVKSVGLTPSATGLAAGSIAITGNGQSTSVAVAAGDSAKTIAAGLNGAIGGLSATASTEVEFSVDETKTKGATGVPANFSIGVGTASVKFVGVTSTADLADQLKSNAAKLGISVNYDEAKGTLQVKSDSGENLSFTSDAVGADAVGIKVKDGSGAYAATATNLAAAAAGVIVATGQISLDSAKGYSLANGATGTSVTDLFGAAQISSKKTSVAETDVTDANNAQNALAVIDKAIGTIDSVRSGLGATQNRLTTTADNLQNIQKNSTAARSTVQDVDFASETAELTKQQTLQSASTAILSQANQLPSAVLKLLQ is encoded by the coding sequence ATGGCTTTAACAGTAAACACCAACATTGCTTCGATCACTACTCAGAGCAACCTGAACAAAGCTGGCGGCGCCCTGGCCACTTCTATGCAGCGCCTGTCTTCCGGCCTGCGTATCAACAGCGCTAAAGACGACGCTGCCGGCCTGCAGATCGCTAACCGCCTGACCAGCCAAATCAACGGCCTGGGCCAAGCAGTCAAAAACGTGAACGACGGTATCTCGATCGCTCAGACCGCTGAAGGCGCGATGCAGGCTTCGACCGACATCCTGCAAAAAATGCGTACCCTGGCTCTGTCTTCCGCTACTGGCTCGCTCAGCCCTGACGACCGTAAGTCGAACAACGACGAATACCAGGCTCTGACTTCGGAACTGACCCGTATCTCGCAAACCACTACTTTCGGTGGCCAGAAGCTGCTGGACGGTTCGTACGGTACCAAAGCAATCCAGGTTGGCGCCAACGCTAACGAAACCATCAACCTGAGCCTGGAAAACGTTGCTGCTAACAACATCGGTTCCCAGCAGGTTAAATCGGTTGGCCTGACCCCTAGCGCTACCGGCCTGGCTGCTGGCTCCATCGCCATCACCGGTAACGGTCAGTCGACTTCGGTTGCTGTCGCCGCCGGCGACTCTGCCAAGACTATCGCTGCTGGCCTGAACGGCGCCATCGGTGGCCTGAGCGCTACTGCCAGCACCGAAGTTGAGTTCTCGGTAGACGAGACCAAGACCAAGGGCGCTACCGGCGTTCCGGCAAACTTCAGCATCGGCGTGGGTACCGCCAGCGTTAAGTTCGTAGGCGTAACCAGCACCGCTGACCTGGCTGACCAGTTGAAGTCCAACGCTGCCAAACTGGGCATCAGCGTTAACTACGACGAAGCCAAAGGCACTCTGCAGGTTAAATCCGACTCCGGCGAAAACCTGAGCTTCACCAGTGACGCAGTGGGCGCTGACGCTGTTGGCATCAAAGTTAAAGACGGCTCTGGCGCATACGCTGCCACCGCTACTAACCTTGCCGCTGCTGCTGCCGGTGTAATCGTGGCAACTGGCCAGATCTCCCTGGATTCGGCTAAAGGCTACTCCCTGGCTAACGGCGCTACCGGTACTTCGGTAACCGACCTGTTCGGCGCAGCTCAGATCTCTTCCAAGAAGACTTCTGTTGCCGAAACCGACGTGACCGACGCCAACAACGCTCAGAACGCCCTGGCTGTAATCGACAAAGCTATCGGCACCATCGACAGCGTGCGTTCGGGCCTGGGTGCTACCCAGAACCGTCTGACTACCACTGCAGACAACCTGCAGAACATTCAGAAGAACTCCACCGCTGCACGTTCCACCGTTCAGGACGTCGACTTCGCTTCCGAAACCGCCGAACTGACCAAGCAACAAACCCTGCAATCGGCTTCCACCGCGATCCTGTCGCAGGCTAACCAGCTGCCATCCGCTGTACTGAAGCTGCTTCAGTAA
- a CDS encoding ketoacyl-ACP synthase III: MIGIKSIASYVPADGIDNYAQGAKFAKDEEFIIGKIGSAFLPRKEAAQETSDLCVEAVNALFANNPQLKRESIDALIVVTQNGDEEGLPHTAAIVQDKLGLPTHVAAFDISLGCSGYVYGIYAMKGFMEAAGLKNGLLITADPYSKIVDPEDRNTTMLFGDAATATWMGEDAPWLLGKSKFGTDGSGAPHLKVSDGVFFMNGRQVFNFALLKVPAHLHELLNESDLKADDIDAFCIHQGSAAIVDAVARRFEDAPVDKFIKDMVETGNTVSSSIPLLLEKHVMDATWKRVAISGFGVGLSWGSAILYRP; this comes from the coding sequence ATGATTGGCATAAAAAGCATCGCCAGTTACGTGCCGGCAGACGGGATCGATAACTACGCCCAGGGTGCCAAATTCGCCAAGGATGAAGAGTTCATCATTGGCAAGATCGGGTCGGCGTTTTTGCCGCGCAAGGAAGCTGCGCAGGAAACCTCCGATCTGTGTGTCGAGGCGGTCAACGCTTTGTTTGCCAATAACCCGCAGTTGAAGCGCGAGTCCATCGACGCGCTGATCGTCGTCACCCAGAACGGCGACGAAGAGGGTTTGCCCCACACCGCTGCCATCGTCCAAGACAAACTGGGCCTGCCGACCCATGTCGCCGCCTTTGATATTTCCCTGGGCTGCTCCGGCTACGTCTACGGCATCTACGCGATGAAGGGCTTTATGGAAGCCGCCGGCCTGAAAAACGGCCTGTTGATCACCGCTGACCCGTATTCGAAGATCGTCGACCCAGAAGACCGCAACACCACCATGCTGTTTGGCGACGCCGCCACCGCCACCTGGATGGGCGAAGATGCGCCGTGGTTGTTGGGCAAGTCCAAGTTCGGCACCGACGGTTCCGGCGCGCCGCACCTGAAGGTCAGCGATGGCGTGTTCTTCATGAACGGCCGCCAGGTCTTCAACTTTGCCTTGCTCAAGGTGCCGGCGCATTTGCACGAGCTGCTTAACGAGTCGGACCTCAAGGCTGACGATATCGACGCGTTCTGCATTCACCAGGGCAGTGCGGCAATTGTCGACGCCGTGGCGCGGCGCTTTGAAGATGCGCCGGTGGACAAGTTCATCAAGGACATGGTCGAGACCGGCAACACCGTGTCGTCGAGCATTCCGTTGCTGCTGGAAAAGCACGTGATGGACGCCACCTGGAAGCGCGTGGCAATCAGCGGTTTTGGTGTGGGCCTGTCGTGGGGTTCGGCGATTCTCTATCGTCCGTGA
- the fliS gene encoding flagellar export chaperone FliS, with amino-acid sequence MNPMRALRQYQKVNSHAQISEASPHRLVQMLMEGGLDRMAQAKGALARGDIAAKGLMLGKAIDIVIGLRDGLDAQKSDNPAYVQQLESLYAYMTNRLMEANLHNDADMIDEVARLLITVKEGWDAIAAPQAVTE; translated from the coding sequence ATGAATCCCATGAGAGCCCTTCGCCAATACCAGAAGGTCAATTCCCATGCTCAGATCTCCGAAGCCAGCCCTCATCGTCTGGTGCAGATGCTGATGGAAGGCGGGCTGGACCGTATGGCCCAGGCCAAAGGTGCGCTGGCTCGCGGTGACATCGCGGCCAAGGGCCTGATGCTCGGCAAGGCTATCGACATCGTGATCGGCCTGCGTGACGGCCTGGATGCGCAAAAAAGTGATAACCCGGCTTACGTCCAGCAGCTGGAAAGTCTGTACGCGTACATGACCAACCGCCTGATGGAAGCTAACCTGCATAACGATGCCGACATGATCGACGAAGTGGCGCGTTTGCTGATTACCGTAAAAGAAGGCTGGGACGCCATCGCCGCGCCACAGGCTGTAACCGAGTAA
- a CDS encoding flagellar protein FlaG → MDMSVKLSPSYPPVAPQSAPAQVAADKSVTKVLEAPAIGKQPERADLEKAVTDMREFVQSTQRSLDFSIDDSTHRVVVKVINTDNGEVIRQIPSETALKLAQNLSSASNLLFDDKV, encoded by the coding sequence ATGGACATGAGTGTAAAGCTGAGCCCGTCTTATCCGCCGGTTGCACCTCAAAGCGCACCTGCTCAGGTGGCAGCCGACAAAAGCGTCACTAAAGTCCTGGAAGCTCCCGCCATCGGCAAACAGCCGGAGCGCGCGGACCTGGAAAAAGCAGTCACCGATATGCGTGAGTTCGTTCAATCGACTCAGCGCAGTCTGGATTTTTCGATTGATGATTCCACCCACCGTGTGGTGGTCAAGGTCATCAATACCGACAATGGTGAAGTGATTCGCCAGATTCCGTCGGAAACAGCATTGAAGCTGGCACAGAACCTTTCCAGCGCAAGCAACTTGTTGTTTGATGACAAGGTCTGA
- a CDS encoding sigma-54 dependent transcriptional regulator, with amino-acid sequence MAIKVLLVEDDRALREALADTLLLAGHDYRAVGSAEDALEAVEQEAFSLVVSDVNMPGMDGHQLLGLLRARQPQLPVLLMTAHGAVERAVDAMRQGAADYLVKPFEPKALIELVARHALGVIPATEGEGPIAFEPASAQLLELAARVARSDSTVLISGESGTGKEVLARYIHQQSTRAKQPFIAINCAAIPDNMLEATLFGHEKGSFTGAIAAQAGKFEQADGGTILLDEISEMPLGLQAKLLRVLQEREVERVGARKPIQLDIRVVATTNRDLAGEVAAGRFREDLFYRLSVFPLAWRPLRERPADIIPLAERLLNNHVKKMKHAQARLSAEAQACLIAYPWPGNVRELDNAIQRALILQQGGLIQPQDFCLAMGSGAAPLPSLAPAPVVVAEAESAGALGDDLRRREFQMIIDTLRAERGRRKEAAERLGISPRTLRYKLAQMRDAGMDVEAYLFAT; translated from the coding sequence ATGGCTATCAAGGTTCTGTTGGTGGAAGACGATCGCGCCCTGCGTGAAGCATTGGCTGACACGCTGCTGCTGGCGGGCCATGACTACCGGGCGGTCGGGTCTGCCGAGGACGCCTTGGAGGCGGTGGAGCAGGAGGCTTTCAGCCTGGTGGTCAGCGACGTGAACATGCCCGGTATGGACGGCCACCAGTTGCTCGGCTTGCTGCGCGCACGCCAGCCGCAACTGCCGGTGTTGCTGATGACCGCCCATGGCGCCGTGGAGCGGGCGGTGGACGCGATGCGCCAGGGCGCGGCGGATTACCTGGTCAAACCCTTTGAGCCCAAAGCGCTCATCGAGCTGGTGGCGCGGCATGCCCTGGGCGTGATCCCGGCCACCGAAGGCGAGGGCCCGATTGCCTTCGAGCCGGCCAGTGCACAGCTGCTGGAATTGGCGGCCCGCGTGGCGCGCAGCGATTCCACCGTGCTGATTTCCGGCGAGTCCGGCACCGGTAAAGAGGTGCTGGCGCGCTATATCCACCAGCAATCGACCCGCGCCAAACAACCGTTTATCGCCATCAACTGCGCGGCGATCCCCGACAACATGCTCGAAGCCACGCTGTTCGGTCACGAAAAAGGCTCGTTCACCGGCGCCATCGCGGCCCAGGCGGGCAAGTTCGAACAGGCCGACGGCGGCACCATTTTGCTCGATGAAATCTCGGAAATGCCCCTGGGCCTGCAAGCCAAATTGCTGCGGGTACTGCAAGAGCGCGAAGTGGAGCGGGTGGGCGCACGCAAGCCGATCCAGCTGGATATCCGCGTGGTCGCCACCACCAACCGCGACCTGGCCGGCGAAGTGGCGGCGGGGCGCTTCCGTGAAGACTTGTTCTACCGGCTGTCGGTATTCCCGCTGGCCTGGCGCCCGTTGCGCGAGCGCCCGGCGGACATCATCCCGCTGGCCGAGCGCCTTCTGAACAACCACGTCAAAAAAATGAAGCACGCCCAGGCGCGGCTGTCGGCCGAGGCGCAGGCGTGCCTGATCGCCTACCCATGGCCGGGCAATGTGCGCGAACTCGACAACGCGATCCAGCGCGCATTGATCTTGCAACAAGGCGGCCTGATCCAGCCCCAGGATTTCTGCCTGGCCATGGGCAGTGGCGCCGCACCCTTGCCGAGCCTCGCGCCGGCGCCGGTGGTGGTGGCCGAAGCCGAGTCGGCCGGGGCCCTGGGCGACGACCTGCGCCGCCGCGAATTCCAGATGATCATCGACACCCTGCGTGCCGAACGCGGTCGCCGCAAAGAGGCCGCCGAACGCCTGGGGATCAGCCCGCGCACCCTGCGCTACAAGCTGGCGCAGATGCGCGACGCCGGAATGGATGTGGAAGCGTATCTCTTCGCCACATAG